A region from the Ciconia boyciana chromosome 1, ASM3463844v1, whole genome shotgun sequence genome encodes:
- the GPR82 gene encoding probable G-protein coupled receptor 82, translating to MRNSTCLLQPSLATTVVLPVIYSFLFPVGSFGNILAAWIFSRQAPTKRTPYIYLVNLVTANLLICSTMPFLAVYFARGYQWTYDSVVCRIANHLGTLIMHVSMYATIIILCSTALSQYATLKKNSDAQYAQAVNENFCRCVLEKFRQPKFAKYLCIIIWLTVLCITVIAIIHNIQAMAMEEFQRCYNIGVEAGEFTAMIAAFLSTACFFVSFMTVLWSYYSLNRHLSKIQKNTCIGEKHLIYRTVKRNILVIQMILTVCFLPYHIFRPIFYALLTDNDCPRLNYLVEIKNFLACLAAAKSSLDPVITLLLDKTFKKNLYGLFTKTTPEHH from the coding sequence ATGAGAAATTCAACATGTCTTCTTCAGCCATCGTTAGCTACTACTGTAGTTCTACCAGTCATCTACTCTTTCCTATTTCCTGTTGGAAGTTTTGGAAATATTCTCGCTGCCTGGATATTTTCAAGGCAAGCACCTACAAAAAGAACACCATACATTTACCTGGTAAACCTTGTCACTGCAAATTTACTCATATGTAGCACTATGCCTTTTCTGGCTGTGTATTTTGCAAGAGGGTACCAATGGACTTATGACTCCGTAGTATGTAGAATAGCAAATCACCTTGGGACTCTCATTATGCACGTCAGTATGTATGCTACTATTATAATTCTATGTTCAACTGCTCTAAGTCAGTAtgcaacactgaagaaaaatagtgaTGCACAATACGCTCAAGCAGTTAATGAAAACTTTTGCAGATGTGTACTTGAAAAGTTTCGTCAGCCAAAATTTGCTAAATATTTGTGCATCATTATATGGCTTACTGTGCTCTGCATAACAGTAATAGCTATAATACATAATATCCAGGCAATGGCTATGGAAGAATTTCAGAGATGCTACAACATCGGTGTAGAAGCTGGTGAATTTACAGCAATGattgcagcttttctttccactgcatgtttttttgtatcttttatGACGGTTTTGTGGTCATACTATTCTCTTAACAGACATCTgagtaaaatacaaaaaaatacctgtattggagaaaaacatctcatttacagaacagtgaaaagaaacattcttGTCATCCAGATGATATTAACTGTCTGCTTTCTTCCATATCATATTTTTAGGCCAATTTTTTATGCACTGCTTACAGATAACGACTGCCCAAGGTTAAACTATCtagtagaaattaaaaatttccttGCTTGTCTTGCTGCTGCTAAGAGTAGTTTAGATCCAGTTATAACCCTTCTGCTagataaaacatttaagaaaaatctgtatgGTCTGTTTACAAAAACCACACCAGAACACCACTAA